In Sceloporus undulatus isolate JIND9_A2432 ecotype Alabama chromosome 7, SceUnd_v1.1, whole genome shotgun sequence, one DNA window encodes the following:
- the GPR174 gene encoding probable G-protein coupled receptor 174: MRNTMATGGSDCNGENDFSKRFYAIMYTIILVPGLIWNILALWVFYGYMRETKRAVIFMMNLAVADLAQVLSLPLRIFYYLSESWYLGREICMLCFYLKYVNMYASIFFLVCISVRRFLFLMYPFKFSDCKRVYDVYICMAGWIVVCVGCLPFPLLRLSPNETQANNKCFVDLPVKAVDGTISIAMMTIGELVGFVTPLLIILYCSWKTILSLRENNSVSQDLGEKQKALKMILTCAVVFLICFAPYHISFPLDYLVKANKIKDCYARKVILIFHAVALCLASLNSCVDPVIYYFTTDEFRRRLSRQDLQDSIQLHNTRYGNRNDPKHGTAIEGVVENPNYTP; this comes from the coding sequence ATGAGAAACACAATGGCAACTGGCGGTTCAGACTGCAATGGTGAGAATGATTTTTCAAAGCGCTTCTACGCGATCATGTACACCATCATCCTGGTTCCAGGACTGATCTGGAACATTTTAGCTCTCTGGGTGTTTTATGGCTATATGAGAGAAACGAAACGAGCGGTGATTTTTATGATGAACCTTGCTGTTGCAGACTTGGCGCAGGTTTTGTCTTTGCCGCTCAGGATTTTCTATTACCTGTCCGAAAGCTGGTACTTGGGAAGAGAGATCTGCATGCTTTGCTTCTATTTGAAATACGTCAACATGTATGCAAGCATCTTCTTCTTAGTCTGCATCAGTGTGAGGCGGTTTTTATTCCTCATGTACCCCTTTAAGTTCAGCGACTGCAAACGCGTCTATGATGTGTACATCTGTATGGCTGGGTGGATTGTCGTCTGCGTTGGCTGCTTGCCTTTCCCCCTTCTACGGCTTTCCCCTAATGAGACCCAAGCTAACAATAAGTGTTTTGTGGACCTTCCAGTTAAAGCCGTAGATGGTACCATCTCCATTGCCATGATGACCATTGGTGAACTGGTTGGGTTTGTGACACCTTTGCTGATCATCCTCTACTGTTCCTGGAAGACGATCTTATCTCTCCGAGAAAATAATTCAGTCTCCCAAGACCTTGGAGAGAAACAGAAAGCTCTCAAGATGATCCTGACTTGCGCCGTGGTCTTTCTGATTTGCTTCGCTCCTTACCACATCAGCTTCCCTTTGGATTACTTGGTGAAAGCCAACAAGATAAAAGACTGTTATGCCCGGAAAGTGATTTTGATATTCCATGCGGTGGCCTTATGTCTTGCCAGTTTAAACTCATGCGTGGACCCGGTCATTTACTACTTTACTACTGATGAGTTCCGAAGACGGCTCTCCAGGCAAGATTTACAGGACAGTATCCAGCTCCACAACACGCGCTATGGAAATAGGAATGACCCGAAACATGGGACTGCCATTGAGGGGGTGGTGGAAAATCCAAATTATACTCCCTGA
- the P2RY10 gene encoding putative P2Y purinoceptor 10, producing the protein MGDNSSAENCTDPPMDFQASLYAATYTIIFIPGLLGNGIALWVLCRFINKKSKAVIFMINLAAADLAHVFSLPLRMYYYINHSWPFGGFLCQLCFYLKYLNMYASICFLTCISIQRYLFLRHPFKAKNWKCRYDVAISAAIWTVVGAACLPLPILRSPSLTNSTKTCFADLGVRQLNMPASIMMVLVAELSGFLLPLVIIIYCTWKMRQSLQESHAPLQHANEKQKAWRMILGCAAVFFICFTPYHVNFPLFMMVKQEAIQDCSVRRRTLYFHSISLCLASLNCCLDPIIYYFMTSEFQEHLFRNCRANIWSRLTSLDSSRSPASSAEEQREGGKRNKSVLMTYFWTLRPHRSERDGMESPLSC; encoded by the coding sequence ATGGGAGACAACAGTTCTGCCGAAAACTGTACCGATCCACCGATGGATTTCCAGGCCTCCTTGTATGCAGCTACATACACGATCATCTTCATTCCAGGCCTCCTGGGCAATGGCATAGCCCTTTGGGTCCTGTGCCGCTTCATCAATAAGAAAAGCAAAGCAGTCATTTTCATGATCAACTTGGCTGCAGCTGACCTGGCCCACGTCTTCTCTTTGCCCTTACGGATGTATTACTACATCAACCACAGTTGGCCTTTTGGGGGTTTCCTCTGCCAGTTATGCTTCTACCTAAAATACCTTAACATGTACGCAAGCATCTGCTTTCTCACCTGCATCAGCATCCAGAGGTACCTCTTCCTGCGCCATCCTTTCAAAGCCAAGAACTGGAAATGCAGGTACGATGTAGCCATAAGTGCTGCCATCTGGACAGTTGTGGGGGCTGCTTGCTTACCTCTCCCAATTCTGAGGAGCCCAAGCTTAACCAACAGTACCAAGACCTGCTTTGCGGATCTTGGGGTGAGACAGTTGAATATGCCAGCCTCCATCATGATGGTACTCGTAGCCGAACTCTCTGGATTTCTTCTCCCGCTTGTGATAATCATTTATTGCACATGGAAAATGAGACAGTCACTCCAGGAATCCCACGCCCCTTTGCAACATGCCAACGAGAAGCAGAAAGCTTGGCGCATGATCTTGGGGTGTGCTGCTGTGTTCTTCATATGTTTCACACCGTACCATGTGAACTTCCCGCTGTTTATGATGGTGAAACAAGAGGCCATTCAAGACTGCTCCGTCCGCCGTAGGACTTTGTACTTCCATTCCATTTCGCTCTGCCTTGCGAGCCTCAATTGCTGTCTGGATCCAATTATCTACTATTTCATGACATCAGAGTTTCAGGAACATTTATTCCGGAACTGCCGTGCCAACATCTGGAGCCGCCTCACCAGCCTTGACAGCAGCAGGTCCCCGGCGTCCTCAGCAGAGgaacagagagaggggggaaagaggaataaAAGTGTTTTAATGACCTATTTTTGGACTCTTCGACCACATAGGTCTGAAAGGGATGGCATGGAATCTCCTCTTTCTTGCTAG
- the LOC121936907 gene encoding putative P2Y purinoceptor 10, translated as MKTARCSKRCASPFQGFCQSQSIPMSVCNHSREVTHPAHLALNRSIDVLLMSSTGAECNNTDSCAGPGETFLHSLYAATYTIIFIPGLLTNSVALWILCRFISKQNKTIIFMVNLAMADFVHVLSLPLRIYYYVNYKWPFGRFLCQLSFYLKYLNMYASIGFLTCISVQRYLFLLYPFKAKNWKRRYDVATCVVLWIVIGAACLPFPLLRSSEKPESCFTDLKIKKIGGKAYSIMVVMVAEILGFFVPLVIIVYCTWKTKASLQECQIPLENTMEKRKALRMVSTCAVVFFVCFTPYHIVFFFFMMVKEAVIRDCVLRQNILYLHPFCLSLASLNCCLDPILYFFMTSEFQGQILRHSSLAIRSRLMSKESASSVKG; from the exons ATGAAAACAGCAAGGTGCTCCAAAAGGTGTGCATCTCCCTTCCAGGGGTTTTGTCAAAGCCAGAGCATTCCAATGAG tgTGTGTAACCACTCCAGAGAAGTGACCCATCCAGCTCACCTTGCCCTGAACAGGAGCATAGATGTGCTACTGATGTCAAGCACTGGTGCAGAGTGCAATAATACAGACAGTTGCGCTGGACCCGGGGAAACCTTCCTTCATTCCCTGTATGCAGCCACATATACCATCATTTTCATCCCAGGACTCCTGACAAACAGTGTGGCCCTGTGGATTTTATGCCGCTTCATCAGCAAGCAAAATAAAACCATCATCTTCATGGTGAACCTGGCCATGGCTGACTTTGTTCATGTTCTTTCGTTACCTCTACGGATATATTATTATGTCAATTACAAGTGGCCATTTGGGAGATTCCTTTGCCAGCTTTCTTTCTACTTGAAGTATCTCAATATGTATGCCAGCATCGGCTTCCTTACCTGCATCAGTGTGCAAAGATATCTCTTCTTGCTCTACCCGTTCAAGGCCAAAAACTGGAAACGGCGGTACGATGTGGCCACATGCGTTGTGTTATGGATTGTCATCGGAGCTGCTTGCCTGCCATTCCCATTGTTAAGAAGCTCTGAAAAACCAGAGAGTTGTTTCACTGACCTCAAGATCAAGAAGATCGGAGGAAAGGCCTACTCTATCATGGTGGTAATGGTGGCTGAGATCCTCGGGTTCTTTGTCCCACTTGTCATCATTGTCTATTGTACCTGGAAGACGAAAGCTTCACTCCAAGAATGCCAGATCCCTTTGGAAAACACTATGGAAAAGCGGAAGGCGTTACGGATGGTTTCCACGTGTGCGGTTGTGTTCTTTGTGTGCTTCACGCCATATcatattgtctttttcttcttcatgatgGTCAAAGAAGCTGTCATCCGAGACTGTGTCTTACGGCAAAATATCCTGTACCTTCACCCTTTTTGTTTAAGCCTTGCAAGCCTGAACTGTTGCTTGGATCCCATCCTCTATTTCTTCATGACATCAGAATTCCAGGGTCAGATATTGAGACATAGCAGCTTGGCCATCAGGAGTCGTCTCATGAGCAAAGAAAGTGCTTCCTCTGTGAAAGGATAA